The Equus przewalskii isolate Varuska chromosome 5, EquPr2, whole genome shotgun sequence genome window below encodes:
- the LOC103551505 gene encoding olfactory receptor 6C1-like gives MRNHTEITEFILLGLSDDPKLQVVIFVFLLITYMLSITGNLTIITLTLLDSHLQTPMYFFLRNFSLLEVSFTTVSIPKFLSTIISGDKAISFNDCMAQLFFLILLGVTEFYLLAVMSYDRYIAICKPLHYMIIMNRRVCIFLVFASWLASFLFMFPALMLFLNLDYCRSNIIDHFTCDYFPLLQLSCSDTKFLEIMGFSYAVFILLFTLPLIILSYLYIIGTISRIPSTSQRTKAFSTCSSHMIVISMSYGCCIFVYIKLSANDRVSLSKGVAVLNISVAPMLNPFIYSLRNQQVKRALMDMARKTLFFSSKRIDTV, from the coding sequence ATGAGAAACCACACAGAAATAACAGAGTTCATCCTCCTGGGACTGTCAGATGACCCAAAGCTCCAGGTGGTCATCTTTGTCTTTCTGCTCATCACCTACATGCTCAGCATCACTGGGAACCTGACCATCATCACCCTCACCCTGCTGGATTCCCACCTCCAGAcccccatgtatttcttcctcagaaatttctctttattagaAGTTTCGTTCACGACTGTCAGTATACCCAAGTTCCTGAGCACCATTATTTCAGGGGATAAAGCCATTTCTTTTAATGATTGCATGGCTcagttattttttctcattctgttggGAGTCACTGAATTTTACCTTCTGGCTGTAATGTCCTATGACCGTTATATTGCCATCTGCAAACCTCTGCATTACATGATCATCATGAATCGGAGAGTCTGTATATTCCTTGTCTTTGCTTCCTGGCTGGCTTCATTCTTATTCATGTTCCCTGCACTCATGTTGTTCTTAAACCTTGATTACTGTAGGTCTAATATTATTGACCATTTTACCTGTGATTATTTTCCCCTGCTGCAACTTTCTTGTTCAGACACAAAATTCCTAGAGATAATGGGGTTTTCCTATGCTGTGTTCATTCTACTGTTCACTTTGCCATTAATAATTCTATCTTACTTATATATTATCGGAACCATTTCAAGAATTCCTTCTACTAGTCAGAGGACAAAGGCCTTTTCCACCTGTTCATCTCACATGATTGTCATCTCTATGTCTTATGGCTGCtgcatttttgtgtatattaaaCTGTCTGCAAATGACAGAGTGTCTTTGAGCAAGGGAGTTGCTGTGCTAAACATCTCAGTAGCCCCCATGCTGAACCCTTTTATTTACAGCCTAAGGAATCAGCAAGTCAAGCGAGCCTTGATGGACATGGCGAGGAAGACTCTATTCTTCTCAAGCAAACGAATTGATACAGTGTAA
- the LOC103551508 gene encoding olfactory receptor 6C3-like: MKNHTIPTEFILLGLSDDPELQIVIFLFLLITYMLNVTGNLTIITLTLVDSHLQTPMYFFLRNFSLLEISFTTVCIPRFLITIITRDKTISYNNCTAQLFFFIFMGITEFYLLTAMSYDRYVAICKPLHYTTIMNKRVCILLVFCAWLAGFLNIFPPVILFLQLDYCSSNVIDHFACDYFPLLQLSCSDTWLLEVVGFYSAIVILLFTLALIILSYMFIIRTILRLPSTSQRKKAFSTCSSHMIVISISYGSCIFMYANPSAKENASLTKGVAILNTSMSLL, from the coding sequence ATGAAAAACCACACGATACCCACAGAATTCATTCTTCTAGGGCTGTCAGATGACCCTGAGCTTCAgattgtgatttttctctttttgcttatcACATATATGTTAAATGTCACTGGAAATCTGACCATCATCACTCTCACCTTGGTGGACTCCCATCTACAGACCcctatgtatttcttcctcaGGAACTTCTCTCTATTAGAAATATCCTTTACAACTGTTTGTATTCCCAGATTTCTAATCACAATTATCACCAGAGACAAAACTATTTCATACAATAACTGTACAGCTCAgttgtttttcttcatcttcatggGTATAACTGAGTTTTATCTTCTAACTGCCATGTCCTACGATCGCTATGTAGCCATCTGCAAACCCCTGCATTACACAACCATCATGAACAAGAGAGTCTGCATATTGCTTGTTTTTTGTGCTTGGCTGGCAGGATTCTTAAACATCTTCCCACCAGTTATTCTTTTCCTCCAGTTAGATTACTGCAGCTCAAACGTCATTGATCACTTTGCTTGTGACTATTTCCCCCTGTTGCAATTATCCTGCTCAGACACATGGCTCCTAGAAGTGGTTGGTTTTTACTCTGCAATAGTGATTCTGCTTTTCACTCTGGCATTAATAATTCTATCCTACATGTTCATCATTAGGACAATTCTGAGACTGCCTTCCACCAGTCAGAGAAAAAAGGCATTTTCTACCTGCTCCTCTCACATGATTGTCATTTCCATCTCTTATGGGAGCTGCATATTCATGTACGCCAACCCTTCAGCCAAAGAAAATGCATCATTGACCAAAGGAGTAGCTATTCTGAATACTTCCATGTCGCTCCTATGA